A single window of Jiangella alkaliphila DNA harbors:
- a CDS encoding NAD(P)H-binding protein, translated as MQVVIAGGHGQIALRLERLLTLRGDSAVGLIRNPDQAGDLASAGATAVVIDLERATAEELADEIRGADAVVFAAGAGPGSGPARKDTVDRGAAALLADAAELAGVRRYLLVSSINATTQPPTDPDDAFQVYLKAKGDSEADLRRRDLDWTVLRPGGLTNDAGTGRVTLAPSVPRGRVTRDDVAAVLLAMLDEPGTARLTLELVGGDVPVGDAVRSLAV; from the coding sequence ATGCAGGTGGTCATCGCTGGCGGGCACGGTCAGATCGCACTTCGGCTGGAACGACTGCTCACTTTGCGCGGCGACAGCGCGGTGGGCCTCATCCGCAACCCCGACCAAGCCGGCGACCTCGCGTCGGCCGGCGCGACGGCGGTCGTCATCGACCTGGAGCGGGCGACGGCGGAGGAGCTGGCCGACGAGATCCGCGGCGCCGACGCCGTCGTGTTCGCGGCCGGCGCCGGCCCGGGCAGCGGCCCGGCCCGCAAGGACACCGTCGACCGAGGCGCGGCCGCGCTGCTGGCCGACGCCGCCGAGCTGGCCGGGGTGCGCCGCTACCTGCTGGTGTCGTCCATCAACGCGACCACGCAGCCGCCCACTGACCCGGACGACGCCTTCCAGGTCTACCTGAAGGCCAAGGGCGACAGCGAGGCCGACCTGCGCCGCCGCGACCTCGACTGGACGGTGCTGCGTCCCGGCGGCCTGACCAACGACGCCGGGACCGGGCGCGTGACGCTGGCGCCGTCGGTCCCGCGGGGCCGGGTCACCCGCGACGACGTCGCGGCCGTGCTGCTGGCGATGCTGGACGAGCCGGGCACCGCGCGGCTCACGCTGGAGCTGGTCGGCGGCGACGTCCCGGTCGGCGACGCGGTGCGGTCGCTGGCGGTCTGA
- a CDS encoding IS3 family transposase (programmed frameshift), with protein MARKKATFTPEFREEAARLVVENDRRIADVAREIGVGETTLGNWVKKYREDHVGDEPPLGLSERAELAELRRRTRDQEMELAFLKKAGRVLREGAAVSEKYEFIAAEYAHNSADNVNDAPSLKQMFTWLGVSRSGYYDWRDRPPSATTRRREELKLKIEALFDHNDRTYGYRRIHAELLRGGEQAGPELVRDLMRELGLVPCQPRPYKITTIQGDDRPATPDLVRRDFTADAPGTKLVGDITYIHTWEGWLYLATVIDCFNKEVIGYALADHMRTELVTDALDMAARNHDLADRCILHSDRGTQYTSTDFSAKIKQLGMRASLGRTGICYDNALAESFNSMLKVERVYRTVYPTRKKAREDVANYIELFYNRRRIHSGLGYRTPHEVRNEHLNGQLAA; from the exons GTGGCGAGGAAGAAGGCAACATTCACGCCTGAGTTCCGCGAAGAGGCTGCTCGACTGGTGGTCGAGAATGACCGTCGTATTGCCGATGTGGCGCGTGAGATCGGCGTGGGTGAGACCACTCTCGGCAATTGGGTGAAGAAGTACCGAGAGGACCACGTCGGCGACGAGCCGCCGCTGGGGTTGTCCGAACGTGCGGAGTTGGCCGAACTGCGACGGCGGACGCGAGACCAGGAGATGGAGCTCGCGTTCCTGAAAAAAGCTG GCCGCGTACTTCGCGAAGGAGCAGCGGTGAGCGAGAAGTACGAGTTCATCGCCGCCGAGTACGCGCACAATAGCGCCGACAATGTCAACGACGCTCCGTCTCTCAAGCAGATGTTCACCTGGCTGGGTGTGTCCAGGTCCGGCTACTACGACTGGCGGGACCGGCCACCGTCGGCGACCACGCGGCGGCGTGAGGAGTTGAAGCTCAAGATCGAGGCGTTGTTCGACCACAACGACCGCACCTACGGGTACCGGCGCATCCACGCCGAGCTGCTCCGCGGCGGCGAGCAGGCCGGGCCCGAGCTGGTCCGTGACCTGATGCGTGAGCTGGGCCTGGTGCCGTGCCAGCCGCGCCCGTACAAGATCACCACTATCCAGGGCGACGACCGGCCGGCCACCCCAGACCTGGTGCGCCGCGACTTCACCGCCGACGCGCCGGGAACGAAGCTGGTCGGCGACATCACCTACATCCACACCTGGGAGGGATGGCTGTACCTGGCGACCGTGATCGACTGCTTCAACAAAGAAGTCATCGGGTACGCACTCGCCGACCACATGCGCACCGAACTCGTCACCGACGCGCTCGACATGGCCGCCAGGAATCACGATCTCGCCGACCGCTGCATCCTTCACTCAGATCGCGGGACGCAGTACACATCGACTGACTTCTCAGCGAAGATCAAGCAGCTCGGGATGCGCGCTTCGCTCGGCAGGACCGGCATTTGCTACGACAACGCTCTGGCCGAATCGTTCAATTCCATGTTGAAGGTCGAGCGCGTCTACCGCACCGTGTACCCGACACGGAAGAAAGCCCGCGAGGATGTTGCGAACTACATCGAACTCTTCTACAATCGCAGACGAATCCATTCAGGGCTCGGCTACCGGACCCCGCACGAAGTCCGCAACGAACACCTGAATGGCCAGCTCGCAGCATAA
- a CDS encoding LPXTG cell wall anchor domain-containing protein — MRKIICAAAGAVALAVGGLAPAAFAEEVPGEGFIFAESPWETLDTGPWPGWEPGLEDPSELSTFTGPRSVELTWAEGNPESDLGTSAETTDLGVAVNATDEIVVGYELIDGASPAATAVRVFAQVDDEPIVFAAAPVGDDSGTLVLELPTTGTVGHVGLVYDTSNGGVEGTVRFSDLSVAGESVLFVPPADPTLKQPTCTESGSITIPEGAGYAYEVDGMPVDAGGYARAPGDYVVTAKFTGLVAYTWTLTLTAPTGCQGDDDGAEDGTDDGTDDGAEDGGSDDGAEDGGSDDGAEDGGAEAGTDDGGTEDGGAEAGADDGSGDDDGSPSPTPSADDCDAYVDSAAWCDPAHGDYDCSEIDDAHTPVQLVDAGTDPFLLDSDDDGVGCEGPDDDGTGDDDGTGDDDGNLPDTGSGAGSTLLWAGIALLVLGGAAALVARHRTRPAG, encoded by the coding sequence GTGCGCAAGATCATCTGCGCCGCGGCCGGCGCGGTGGCCCTCGCAGTCGGGGGGCTAGCACCGGCGGCATTTGCTGAAGAAGTTCCAGGTGAGGGCTTCATCTTCGCGGAGAGCCCATGGGAGACGCTCGACACCGGGCCTTGGCCTGGCTGGGAACCTGGGCTGGAAGACCCGTCCGAGCTCTCGACGTTCACCGGCCCGAGGAGCGTCGAGCTCACCTGGGCCGAGGGCAACCCCGAATCGGACCTCGGCACGTCGGCCGAGACCACCGACCTGGGCGTCGCGGTCAATGCGACCGACGAGATCGTCGTCGGCTACGAGCTGATCGACGGCGCGAGTCCCGCCGCCACCGCGGTCCGGGTGTTCGCCCAGGTGGACGACGAGCCGATCGTGTTCGCGGCCGCGCCGGTCGGCGACGACTCCGGCACGCTGGTCCTCGAGCTCCCCACGACCGGGACCGTCGGCCACGTGGGCCTCGTCTACGACACCAGCAACGGCGGCGTCGAAGGCACCGTCCGGTTCAGCGACCTCTCGGTCGCCGGCGAGTCCGTCCTGTTCGTCCCGCCGGCAGACCCGACGCTCAAGCAGCCGACCTGCACCGAGTCCGGCTCGATCACCATTCCGGAGGGGGCCGGCTACGCGTACGAGGTCGACGGCATGCCGGTCGACGCCGGTGGCTACGCGAGGGCCCCGGGCGACTACGTGGTGACGGCGAAGTTCACCGGCCTCGTCGCCTACACGTGGACGCTGACCCTCACCGCGCCGACCGGCTGCCAGGGTGACGACGACGGCGCCGAAGACGGCACCGACGACGGTACGGATGACGGCGCCGAAGACGGTGGCTCGGACGATGGCGCCGAAGACGGTGGCTCGGACGATGGCGCCGAAGACGGTGGCGCCGAGGCCGGCACCGACGACGGCGGCACCGAAGACGGCGGCGCGGAAGCCGGGGCCGATGACGGCAGCGGCGACGACGACGGCTCGCCGAGCCCGACCCCGTCCGCCGACGACTGCGACGCCTACGTGGACTCGGCCGCCTGGTGCGACCCCGCGCACGGTGACTACGACTGCTCGGAGATCGACGACGCGCACACGCCGGTCCAGCTCGTCGACGCCGGCACCGACCCGTTCCTGCTCGACAGCGACGACGACGGCGTCGGCTGCGAGGGACCTGACGACGACGGCACCGGGGACGACGACGGCACCGGCGACGACGACGGCAACCTCCCCGACACCGGCTCCGGCGCCGGGAGCACGCTGCTCTGGGCCGGCATCGCGCTGCTGGTGCTCGGCGGGGCCGCGGCCCTCGTCGCCCGTCACCGGACCCGTCCGGCCGGCTGA
- the fdhA gene encoding formaldehyde dehydrogenase, glutathione-independent, translating to MPGNRAVIYRGPGHVEVESIDYPTFELKDGPGVNPANVGRQLNHAAILKVVATNICGSDQHMVRGRTTAPEGLALGHEITGEVVETGPGVEFIKVGDLVSVPFNIACGRCRNCKEGKTGVCLNVNPDRPGSAYGYVDMGGWVGGQAEYVLTPYADWNLLKFPDRDRAMAKILDLAMLADIFPTGFHGCVTAGVKPGTSVYVAGAGPVGLAAATSAFLLGASVVIVADLQPERLAQARSFGCETIDVSQGDPAEQIAGLLGEPEVDCAVDAVGFEARGHGADAEAERPATVLNTVMNVTRAGGAVGIPGLYVTGDPGAGDAAAKIGSLSIRLGLGWAKSLSFTTGQCPVMKYNNYLMEAILHDRTPIAKNVNATVIPLDRAPDGYMEFDRGAARKYVIDPHGMLGSATS from the coding sequence GTGCCTGGAAACCGAGCAGTCATCTACCGCGGACCCGGCCACGTCGAGGTCGAGTCCATCGACTATCCGACCTTCGAGCTCAAGGACGGCCCCGGGGTCAACCCGGCGAACGTGGGCCGTCAACTGAACCACGCGGCGATCCTCAAGGTCGTCGCCACCAACATCTGCGGCAGCGACCAGCACATGGTCCGCGGCCGCACCACGGCGCCCGAGGGCCTGGCCCTGGGACACGAGATCACCGGCGAGGTGGTCGAGACCGGGCCGGGCGTCGAGTTCATCAAGGTCGGCGACCTGGTCTCCGTACCGTTCAACATCGCCTGCGGGCGGTGCCGCAACTGCAAGGAGGGCAAGACCGGCGTCTGCCTGAACGTCAACCCGGACCGGCCGGGCTCGGCGTACGGGTACGTCGACATGGGCGGCTGGGTCGGCGGGCAGGCCGAGTACGTGCTGACGCCGTACGCCGACTGGAACCTGCTGAAGTTCCCCGACCGCGACCGTGCGATGGCGAAGATCCTCGACCTCGCGATGCTGGCCGACATCTTCCCGACCGGCTTCCATGGCTGCGTGACGGCCGGGGTGAAGCCGGGCACGTCGGTGTACGTCGCCGGCGCCGGGCCGGTCGGGCTGGCCGCGGCGACGTCGGCGTTCTTGCTCGGCGCGTCCGTCGTCATCGTCGCGGACCTGCAGCCGGAGCGGCTGGCGCAGGCCCGCTCGTTCGGCTGCGAGACCATCGACGTGTCGCAGGGTGACCCGGCGGAGCAGATCGCCGGGCTGCTGGGCGAGCCCGAGGTCGACTGCGCGGTCGACGCGGTCGGGTTCGAGGCCCGTGGTCACGGGGCCGACGCCGAGGCTGAGCGGCCGGCGACGGTGCTCAACACCGTCATGAACGTCACCCGGGCCGGCGGCGCCGTCGGCATCCCCGGGCTGTACGTGACGGGCGACCCGGGCGCCGGCGACGCGGCGGCCAAGATCGGCTCGCTGTCGATCAGGCTGGGTCTGGGCTGGGCGAAGTCGCTGTCGTTCACGACTGGTCAGTGCCCGGTGATGAAGTACAACAACTACCTGATGGAGGCGATCCTGCACGACCGGACGCCGATCGCGAAGAACGTGAACGCCACGGTCATCCCGCTGGACCGGGCTCCGGACGGCTACATGGAGTTCGACCGCGGCGCGGCCCGCAAGTACGTCATCGACCCGCACGGAATGCTGGGCTCGGCGACGTCCTGA
- a CDS encoding arsenate reductase/protein-tyrosine-phosphatase family protein encodes MGVSIDVLFVCTAGRCRSPIAAAMLDAYAPRAGSPLVGRSGALVGAHGSVPPVGITVMRERGLELGGHRSLPVSAASVGKAALVLCMEREHVRSVVDEHPDAWAKTFTLKDFVRRVEKSAVRGRHQRFADWLEHVGEGRTRDDVAGESAEDDIVDPYGQRASVWREVVEELDDLVRRLIPNVT; translated from the coding sequence GTGGGGGTCAGCATCGACGTTCTCTTCGTCTGCACCGCCGGCCGCTGCCGTTCGCCCATCGCCGCCGCCATGCTCGACGCCTACGCGCCGCGGGCCGGGTCGCCGCTGGTAGGCCGGTCCGGCGCACTGGTCGGCGCGCACGGATCGGTGCCGCCGGTCGGCATCACGGTCATGCGCGAGCGCGGGCTGGAACTGGGCGGACACCGCAGCCTCCCCGTCTCCGCCGCCTCCGTCGGCAAGGCGGCCCTGGTGCTCTGCATGGAGCGCGAGCACGTCCGCTCCGTCGTCGACGAGCACCCGGACGCCTGGGCGAAGACGTTCACGCTCAAGGACTTCGTCCGCCGGGTGGAGAAGTCCGCCGTCCGCGGCCGGCACCAGCGCTTCGCGGACTGGCTCGAGCACGTCGGCGAGGGCCGCACGCGCGACGACGTCGCCGGTGAGAGCGCCGAGGACGACATCGTCGACCCCTACGGCCAGCGTGCCTCCGTGTGGCGCGAGGTGGTCGAGGAGCTCGACGACCTGGTGCGGCGGCTCATCCCAAATGTCACCTGA
- a CDS encoding ATP-binding cassette domain-containing protein, with the protein MSTTSHAIRAEGLQKRYGEKHALDGFDLAVPQGTVYGLLGPNGAGKTTAVRILATLVRLDGGRAEVAGLDVVRDPRKVRRRIGFTGQFTAVDEILTGRQNLQMFGRLFHLGSARAAARADELLEQFDLADAADKGTKEYSGGMRRRLDLAASMILAPKVMFLDEPTTGLDPRGRNEVWTAVRSLVSGGTTVLLTTQYLDEADQLAARVAVIDHGKVIADDTPAALKQRIGGDQLEVVLEEAVDLPVAVQAVARVAAGEPEVDTEHRKVTAPVEHRVAALTDVARRLQDEGIGVEDIGLRRPTLDEVFLRLTGHKAEPETTETTQRTEVPA; encoded by the coding sequence TTGAGCACCACCAGCCACGCGATCCGAGCCGAAGGACTACAGAAGCGCTACGGCGAGAAACACGCCCTCGACGGTTTCGACCTGGCCGTCCCGCAGGGCACGGTCTACGGCCTGCTGGGCCCCAACGGTGCCGGCAAGACCACCGCGGTGCGCATCCTGGCCACGCTCGTCCGGCTCGACGGCGGCCGCGCCGAGGTCGCCGGTCTCGACGTCGTCCGCGACCCGCGCAAGGTTCGCCGGCGCATCGGTTTCACCGGCCAGTTCACGGCGGTGGACGAGATCCTGACCGGCCGGCAGAACCTGCAGATGTTCGGCCGGCTGTTCCACCTCGGCTCGGCCCGCGCTGCTGCCCGGGCCGACGAGCTGCTCGAACAGTTCGACCTCGCCGACGCCGCCGACAAGGGCACCAAGGAGTACAGCGGCGGCATGCGGCGGCGCCTCGACCTCGCCGCCAGCATGATCCTCGCCCCGAAGGTGATGTTCCTCGACGAGCCGACGACGGGCCTCGACCCGCGCGGGCGCAACGAGGTGTGGACGGCGGTCCGCTCGCTGGTGTCGGGCGGCACCACCGTGCTGCTGACCACGCAGTACCTCGACGAGGCCGACCAGCTAGCCGCACGGGTCGCCGTCATCGACCACGGGAAGGTGATCGCCGACGACACCCCCGCCGCGCTCAAGCAGCGCATCGGCGGCGACCAGCTGGAGGTCGTCCTGGAGGAGGCGGTCGACCTGCCGGTGGCCGTGCAGGCGGTCGCGCGGGTCGCGGCCGGCGAGCCGGAGGTCGACACGGAGCACCGCAAGGTCACCGCGCCGGTCGAGCACCGGGTCGCCGCGCTCACCGACGTGGCCCGGCGGCTGCAGGACGAGGGCATCGGCGTCGAGGACATCGGGCTGCGCCGGCCCACCCTGGACGAGGTGTTCCTGCGGCTCACCGGGCACAAGGCGGAGCCGGAGACCACTGAGACGACGCAGCGGACGGAGGTCCCGGCATGA
- a CDS encoding TetR/AcrR family transcriptional regulator: MTTDYSSGSGDVSKSLELLWGMQQRPTRGPKPGLTLERIVAAAIEVADADGLAALSMRRVAAHLGVGTMSLYRYVPGKGELLDLMLDRVAGPVDPVDPDAVDEPVGWREALEEMARGIWQMCLDHPWYPLVDQVRPLLGPNNIAGMDQLIRRLQPTGLPDRQLVLMVSVVDGFVTTVARSHVNAMQAEQRTGISEEEFWEAQEPVLVKMMETGRYPTLAAMDEDTFTFTYEDIFAFGLKTILDGLAVYVEGSAPTTG; this comes from the coding sequence ATGACAACGGACTACAGCAGCGGTAGCGGCGACGTCTCGAAGAGCCTCGAGCTCCTGTGGGGGATGCAGCAGCGTCCGACCCGCGGGCCCAAGCCGGGGCTCACGCTCGAGCGCATCGTCGCCGCCGCGATCGAGGTCGCCGATGCCGACGGCCTGGCCGCACTCTCCATGCGGCGGGTGGCGGCGCACCTCGGCGTGGGCACCATGTCGCTCTACCGCTACGTGCCGGGCAAGGGCGAACTGCTCGACCTCATGCTCGACCGCGTCGCCGGCCCGGTCGACCCGGTGGACCCCGACGCCGTCGATGAGCCGGTCGGCTGGCGCGAGGCGCTGGAAGAGATGGCCCGCGGCATCTGGCAGATGTGCCTGGACCATCCCTGGTACCCGCTGGTCGACCAGGTGCGGCCGCTGCTCGGTCCGAACAACATCGCCGGTATGGATCAGCTCATCCGCCGGCTGCAGCCGACCGGGCTGCCCGACCGCCAGCTGGTGCTGATGGTCTCGGTGGTCGACGGCTTCGTCACGACGGTGGCGCGCTCGCACGTCAACGCGATGCAGGCCGAGCAGCGCACCGGCATCTCCGAAGAGGAGTTCTGGGAGGCGCAGGAGCCGGTGCTCGTCAAGATGATGGAGACCGGGCGCTACCCGACGCTCGCCGCGATGGACGAGGACACGTTCACCTTCACCTACGAGGACATCTTCGCGTTCGGCCTGAAGACGATCCTCGACGGCCTGGCGGTGTACGTCGAGGGGAGCGCGCCGACTACGGGTTGA
- the cysC gene encoding adenylyl-sulfate kinase produces MAAESTPGPALTPDPITLTTLELALLGIAVPGSAAPPPAVAVELDPLPGKKPAPGTELTLTDAEGAPVAVVTVESAITRKRRLTVKGTVRRAAPVADDEPRGAYAALRRAPGRMKLPNAAAVVTRDPVDLRTLEAATVKAGQPVLLIVLDGPRSVPGPDAADVISATLTLRDRLRRDGRRSELIVVPAPQYGDDRDDELAERIAVAYGGTLVVPATPPSAEALQHWLDGTAAEPADWPSASRHAWRRWRPLPHERGLVLLFTGLSGSGKSTIARAVTDRIAEIGTRTVTLLDGDVVRRSLSAGLGFSKEDRDRNVERIGFVAAEIAKHGGVAVCAPIAPFAATRARVRALAEAHGDFLLIHVATPLAECERRDRKGLYARARAGEIAEFTGISSPYEEPDDADLVLDTTGLSVTAARDTVITLLDQGGRL; encoded by the coding sequence GTGGCCGCCGAATCGACCCCCGGTCCTGCTCTGACCCCCGATCCGATCACCCTCACCACCCTCGAGCTCGCGCTGCTGGGCATCGCCGTGCCCGGCTCCGCCGCGCCGCCGCCCGCGGTCGCCGTCGAGCTCGATCCGCTGCCCGGCAAGAAGCCCGCGCCGGGCACCGAGCTGACCCTCACCGACGCCGAGGGGGCGCCAGTCGCCGTCGTCACCGTCGAGTCCGCGATCACCCGCAAGCGCCGGCTGACGGTGAAGGGGACGGTTCGCCGCGCTGCGCCCGTCGCCGACGACGAGCCGCGCGGGGCGTATGCGGCACTGCGGCGCGCGCCCGGGCGGATGAAGCTGCCCAACGCCGCGGCCGTCGTGACCCGCGACCCGGTCGACCTGCGCACGCTAGAGGCGGCCACGGTCAAGGCGGGGCAGCCGGTGCTGCTGATCGTGCTGGACGGGCCGCGCTCCGTCCCGGGACCCGACGCGGCCGACGTCATCTCCGCGACGCTGACGCTGCGCGACCGGCTGCGCCGCGACGGCCGCCGGTCCGAGCTGATCGTCGTCCCGGCCCCGCAGTACGGCGACGACCGCGACGACGAGCTGGCCGAGCGCATCGCCGTCGCCTACGGCGGCACGCTCGTCGTGCCGGCCACCCCGCCGTCCGCGGAGGCGCTACAGCACTGGCTCGACGGCACCGCGGCCGAGCCGGCCGACTGGCCGTCGGCGAGCCGGCACGCGTGGCGCCGGTGGCGGCCGCTGCCGCACGAGCGCGGGCTGGTGCTGTTGTTCACCGGGCTGTCCGGGTCGGGCAAGTCGACGATCGCGCGGGCGGTCACCGACCGCATCGCCGAGATCGGCACCCGCACCGTCACCCTCCTCGACGGCGACGTCGTCCGGCGCAGCCTGTCCGCCGGGCTCGGGTTCTCCAAGGAGGACCGCGACCGCAACGTCGAGCGCATCGGGTTCGTCGCGGCCGAGATCGCCAAGCACGGCGGCGTGGCGGTATGCGCGCCGATCGCCCCGTTCGCCGCCACCCGGGCGCGGGTCAGGGCGCTGGCCGAAGCCCACGGCGACTTCCTGCTGATCCACGTCGCCACCCCGCTGGCGGAGTGCGAGCGGCGCGACCGCAAGGGCCTCTACGCGCGCGCCCGGGCCGGCGAGATCGCGGAGTTCACCGGCATCTCCAGCCCGTACGAAGAACCCGACGACGCCGACCTCGTCCTCGACACCACCGGCCTGTCGGTCACCGCGGCACGCGACACCGTCATCACCCTGCTCGACCAAGGTGGACGGCTCTGA
- the tdh gene encoding L-threonine 3-dehydrogenase → MRALVKAGPGAGLELTDVAMPVAGAGEALVRVLRTGICGTDLHIVNWDPWAQANIRPPLVVGHEFVGEVVEVGPGSRGVQVGDLVSGEGHIVCERCRHCRAGQRHLCPNTEGIGVHRDGAFAEFIVMPAGNLWRHPDGIDLDAAAIFDPFGNAVHTALKFPVHGEDVLVAGAGPIGIMAALVAKHAGARNVVITDVNPYRLQLADRLGAGTSVDVRSTSLEEVRQQLGMAEGFDVGMEMSGDPTALHDMIESMANGGRIAMLGLPSKESSVDWSRIVLRMLTISGIYGREMYETWYQASVLVAAGVDIARVVTHRFASTEHEAAFEAAASGHSGKVIIEWAQR, encoded by the coding sequence GTGAGAGCACTGGTCAAGGCCGGACCCGGCGCCGGGCTGGAGCTGACGGACGTCGCGATGCCCGTGGCCGGGGCGGGCGAGGCGCTGGTCCGCGTCCTGCGCACCGGCATCTGCGGCACCGACCTGCACATCGTGAACTGGGACCCGTGGGCGCAGGCGAACATCCGCCCGCCGCTGGTCGTCGGGCACGAATTCGTCGGCGAGGTGGTCGAGGTCGGGCCGGGCAGCCGCGGCGTGCAGGTGGGCGACCTCGTCAGCGGCGAGGGTCACATCGTGTGCGAGCGGTGCCGGCACTGCCGGGCCGGCCAGCGGCACCTGTGCCCGAACACCGAGGGCATCGGCGTGCACCGCGACGGCGCGTTCGCGGAGTTCATCGTCATGCCGGCCGGCAACCTGTGGCGGCACCCCGACGGCATCGACCTCGACGCCGCCGCGATCTTCGACCCGTTCGGCAACGCCGTCCACACCGCGCTGAAGTTCCCGGTCCATGGTGAGGACGTGCTGGTGGCCGGCGCCGGGCCGATCGGCATCATGGCCGCGCTGGTCGCCAAGCACGCCGGCGCGCGCAACGTCGTCATCACCGACGTCAACCCCTACCGCCTCCAGCTGGCCGACCGCCTGGGCGCCGGCACCTCCGTCGACGTCCGCAGCACGTCGCTCGAAGAGGTCCGCCAGCAGCTCGGCATGGCCGAGGGGTTCGACGTCGGCATGGAGATGTCCGGCGACCCGACGGCGCTGCACGACATGATCGAGTCGATGGCCAACGGCGGGCGCATCGCCATGCTCGGCCTGCCGTCGAAGGAGAGCAGCGTCGACTGGTCCCGCATCGTGCTGCGGATGCTCACCATCAGTGGCATCTACGGCCGCGAGATGTACGAGACGTGGTACCAGGCGTCCGTCCTGGTCGCTGCCGGCGTCGACATCGCCCGCGTCGTCACGCACCGGTTCGCCAGCACCGAGCACGAGGCGGCGTTCGAGGCGGCGGCCAGCGGGCACAGTGGCAAGGTCATCATCGAGTGGGCGCAGCGGTAA
- a CDS encoding ABC transporter permease: MSTAILDDDLDAPERRMYWAMTDGWTVARRTLTHLVRQPANIAWQLGFPIVSVLLFGYVFGSAMSVPGGGDYREYLMPGMFGMTMAMGFMNTAYAVVLDTTKGVTDRFRSMPMAPSAPVTGRGVADIVSAGLDLLVLAVTALVIGWRSDGGLWATVAAFGLFLWLRFALIWIGIWIGLLTPNEEAAGSLFAVAFPFAMISSVFVAPSQMPDWLGAIAAWNPVSSTVTAARELFGNPAAVGDSWIEQNALLGAIVWPLVVTLVFVPLAVRRFQRLSR, translated from the coding sequence ATGAGCACGGCCATCCTCGACGACGACCTGGACGCCCCCGAGCGGCGGATGTACTGGGCCATGACCGACGGCTGGACGGTCGCCCGGCGCACGCTGACCCACCTGGTCAGGCAGCCGGCCAACATCGCCTGGCAGCTCGGCTTCCCGATCGTCTCGGTGCTGCTGTTCGGGTACGTGTTCGGTAGCGCGATGAGCGTGCCCGGCGGCGGCGACTACCGCGAGTACCTCATGCCGGGCATGTTCGGCATGACCATGGCGATGGGGTTCATGAACACCGCCTACGCCGTCGTGCTCGACACCACCAAGGGCGTCACCGACCGGTTCCGCTCCATGCCGATGGCGCCGTCGGCCCCGGTGACCGGCCGCGGGGTCGCCGACATCGTCAGCGCTGGACTCGACCTGCTGGTGCTGGCCGTGACGGCGCTGGTGATCGGCTGGCGCTCCGACGGCGGGCTCTGGGCGACGGTGGCCGCGTTCGGGCTGTTCCTGTGGCTGCGGTTCGCGCTGATCTGGATCGGCATCTGGATCGGCCTGCTGACGCCGAACGAGGAGGCGGCCGGCAGCCTGTTCGCTGTCGCGTTCCCGTTCGCGATGATCTCCAGCGTGTTCGTGGCGCCGTCGCAGATGCCCGACTGGCTGGGCGCCATCGCGGCGTGGAACCCGGTGTCGTCGACGGTGACGGCGGCGCGCGAGCTGTTCGGCAACCCCGCGGCCGTGGGCGACAGCTGGATCGAGCAGAACGCGCTGCTCGGCGCGATCGTCTGGCCGCTGGTCGTCACGCTGGTGTTCGTGCCGCTGGCGGTCCGCCGGTTCCAGCGGCTGAGCCGGTGA